From the genome of Primulina eburnea isolate SZY01 chromosome 12, ASM2296580v1, whole genome shotgun sequence, one region includes:
- the LOC140806642 gene encoding secreted RxLR effector protein 161-like: MQNSKKGQTPFRHGIHLSKDHNPKNPSEVEYMKRVPYASAVGSLMYAMLCTRPDICYAVGIVSRYQSNPGPEHWIAVKHILKYLRRTKGYMLVYSALELAPVGYTDSDFQADRYSRKSTSGSVFTLGGGAVVWRSTKQSCTADSTIEAEYVAACEAAKEAVWLKKFLLSLEVIPVASNVITLYCDNSGAVANAKEPRNHQRGKHIERKYHLVRDIVQRGDATVCKITSAENLADHVTKSLPAIAFEEHIQNMGVLDMTHLL; the protein is encoded by the coding sequence ATGCAAAATTCCAAGAAAGGTCAAACACCTTTTAGACATGGAATTCACTTGTCAAAGGACCATAATCCCAAGAATCCAAGTGAAGTGGAATACATGAAAAGAGTTCCATATGCTTCGGCTGTAGGAAGTCTTATGTATGCTATGCTATGCACTCGACCAGATATTTGTTATGCTGTTGGGATTGTTAGTAGATATCAGTCAAACCCAGGACCAGAGCACTGGATTGCTGTAAAACATATTCTCAAGTATCTTCGCAGAACTAAAGGGTATATGTTGGTTTATTCGGCTTTAGAGTTGGCACCTGTGGGTTATACTGATTCTGATTTTCAAGCTGATAGATATTCTCGTAAATCCACTTCAGGATCTGTGTTCACATTGGGTGGTGGTGCCGTTGTTTGGAGGAGTACCAAGCAATCATGTACTGCTGATTCCACAATAGAAGCGGAGTATGTAGCGGCTTGTGAAGCAGCAAAAGAAGCCGTTTGGCTGAAAAAGTTTTTGCTAAGCCTTGAGGTTATTCCTGTTGCATCAAATGTCATTACTTTATATTGTGATAACAGTGGTGCAGTGGCAAATGCAAAAGAACCAAGAAACCATCAGCGTGGAAAACACATTGAACGAAAATATCACCTAGTGAGGGATATTGTTCAACGAGGAGACGCGACAGTGTGCAAGATAACATCTGCTGAAAATCTTGCTGATCATgtcaccaaaagcttacctgcTATAGCTTTTGAGGAACATATTCAAAATATGGGTGTACTAGACATGACTCATTtactctag